One genomic window of Leptospira paudalimensis includes the following:
- a CDS encoding Lnb N-terminal periplasmic domain-containing protein — protein MQKTKIVWVLVYTLYFSFPPFSLFGEPNSLILLDAEKTKEWGAFLPKREVDQNLLQSILDEISVRRFDLDPKWLRLVHYESKGKDNYQSKIVNSRFFLSSEGRTNPKSELEATIRSFFVEEPIPEGLIHPVCSYPTRHQFIKQKFGVNFLKRSGIRCDRYEVWKASIHADSVSIVFASYYLMSPASVFGHTMLKFNQKSNEVNGSEILDYAVNVSADTPNLDPIRYTYHGLFGGFKAKFSLFPYYLKVNEYNDLESRDLWEYRLSLNKDELELLVSHLWELSRAEFDYYFLNANCGTFLVEWLDVVKPELNLKSKLGGVVSPVDTIKLYTRTEGLVVETKYRPSLYSEISFLIGQMEPEEKKAFYHLLDTSKNESFDLHILENQDKGIRHSLILDAFLLASRYQSFQSPKPNEIQKSNEQKTLEFRSRFPSPTEPWNERVIPSPPELAHPKSRIVTGGGSSNLGPFLEWKYRFAYHDLLNVSQGSPPNGELVFFDGSVRQYEGKKTELTSFTLVRLVSLSPYNPISKHWSYLFDFGMQTTLFKSKQNQWWESLNGKTETEWERKQVANLDLAAGWTFADEFSKTKDRLGKISFLLGFKSQFHPRWEQGGRFGPNVQTLYQKEWGNWKVLGGFFIQHYWNQTIKNQIGSTVTLRYLWSQESEFRVEMKREPNYQEVSGSFHYLF, from the coding sequence ATGCAAAAAACGAAAATAGTGTGGGTTCTTGTCTATACACTCTATTTTAGTTTTCCGCCATTTTCCCTCTTCGGAGAACCCAATTCCCTGATTCTCCTGGATGCTGAAAAAACCAAAGAATGGGGTGCGTTTCTTCCCAAACGAGAAGTCGATCAAAATTTACTACAATCCATTTTGGATGAAATCAGTGTTAGGCGGTTTGATTTGGATCCCAAGTGGCTTCGACTCGTCCATTATGAATCAAAGGGAAAAGATAATTACCAGAGTAAAATCGTAAATTCTCGCTTTTTTTTATCTTCCGAGGGTAGAACCAATCCAAAAAGTGAATTGGAAGCAACCATTCGTAGTTTTTTTGTGGAGGAACCCATTCCAGAAGGTCTCATCCATCCTGTTTGTTCGTATCCAACGAGGCATCAGTTCATTAAACAAAAGTTTGGTGTGAATTTTTTAAAACGAAGTGGAATTCGTTGTGACCGGTACGAAGTTTGGAAAGCATCAATCCATGCCGATTCGGTTTCCATTGTATTTGCTTCTTATTATCTAATGTCACCTGCTTCTGTTTTTGGGCATACAATGCTCAAGTTCAACCAGAAGTCAAATGAAGTGAATGGATCCGAAATTTTAGATTATGCGGTGAATGTTTCGGCCGATACTCCCAATCTAGATCCCATTCGATATACCTATCATGGATTGTTTGGTGGATTCAAAGCTAAGTTTTCATTGTTCCCATATTATCTAAAAGTGAATGAATACAATGACCTCGAAAGTCGCGATTTATGGGAATACCGATTGTCGTTAAACAAAGATGAGTTGGAACTCCTTGTTTCTCATTTATGGGAATTGTCTCGGGCAGAATTTGATTATTATTTTCTGAATGCTAACTGTGGGACATTCCTTGTCGAATGGTTGGATGTCGTAAAACCAGAACTCAATCTAAAATCAAAATTAGGTGGTGTTGTGAGTCCTGTTGATACCATTAAATTGTATACCCGAACAGAAGGTCTGGTAGTGGAAACAAAATACAGACCATCGTTGTATTCCGAGATCTCATTCCTTATTGGACAAATGGAACCGGAAGAAAAAAAAGCCTTCTATCATTTATTAGACACATCTAAAAATGAATCCTTTGATTTACACATTTTAGAAAACCAAGACAAAGGAATCCGCCATTCACTCATACTCGATGCTTTTTTGTTGGCCTCTCGTTACCAAAGTTTCCAATCTCCAAAACCAAATGAGATCCAAAAATCCAATGAACAAAAAACATTGGAGTTTCGTTCTAGGTTTCCAAGTCCAACAGAACCATGGAACGAAAGAGTGATTCCGTCTCCACCTGAATTGGCACATCCCAAATCAAGGATTGTGACTGGTGGTGGTTCCTCCAATTTGGGACCATTTTTGGAATGGAAATACCGATTTGCTTACCATGATTTACTCAATGTGAGTCAGGGTTCCCCACCAAACGGAGAGTTGGTGTTTTTTGATGGAAGTGTTCGTCAGTATGAAGGGAAAAAAACAGAACTTACATCCTTTACGTTGGTTCGATTGGTTTCGTTAAGCCCTTACAATCCTATCTCAAAACATTGGTCTTATTTATTCGACTTTGGAATGCAAACCACTCTTTTCAAAAGTAAACAGAATCAATGGTGGGAAAGTTTGAATGGAAAAACGGAAACAGAATGGGAACGTAAACAAGTTGCCAATTTAGATCTTGCCGCAGGTTGGACATTTGCTGATGAATTTTCGAAAACCAAAGATCGGTTAGGTAAGATTTCCTTTTTATTGGGTTTCAAATCTCAATTCCATCCGAGATGGGAACAAGGGGGAAGGTTTGGACCCAATGTCCAAACCCTTTACCAAAAAGAGTGGGGGAATTGGAAGGTGTTAGGTGGATTTTTTATCCAACACTATTGGAACCAAACCATCAAAAACCAAATTGGATCGACTGTTACTTTGCGATACTTATGGTCACAAGAATCAGAATTCCGAGTGGAAATGAAAAGGGAACCAAACTACCAAGAAGTATCTGGTTCCTTTCATTATTTATTTTGA
- a CDS encoding Lp29 family lipoprotein: MISTFRINLLFITSVFLLFFNCSRYVYESSYTIRTNDVKTVDDHWNELVSKKTNPKILLFGFHTYKISKSESTILKNAQFAEVDYNTGTYKFFKHGQYIDTQKTNQTIPVKDLDLKRFVIEYLSKTEATGKVELEKILVPAKGKKDKFLIKKFDSDYIVMAIHLPYYHERTKAGINAVTGFFGIVTLGLIPIYEVSKAETFYIVFDKNLKYQNSFYYNRPYTIISALWMIPNEGFQTFFNQAEVPPENAYKIHVEEFERELLYQLTLKK, from the coding sequence ATGATTTCAACTTTTAGAATCAATCTCCTCTTCATTACCTCCGTTTTCCTTCTTTTTTTCAATTGTAGTCGTTATGTTTACGAATCAAGTTATACGATTCGTACAAACGATGTAAAAACAGTAGATGATCATTGGAACGAGTTAGTTTCCAAAAAAACGAATCCAAAAATATTACTCTTTGGATTTCATACGTATAAAATATCCAAATCTGAATCTACTATACTCAAAAATGCTCAGTTTGCAGAAGTTGATTATAATACTGGTACTTACAAATTTTTTAAACATGGGCAATACATTGATACACAAAAAACAAATCAAACAATACCTGTAAAAGACTTAGATCTAAAAAGATTTGTGATTGAATACTTGTCAAAAACGGAAGCCACCGGGAAAGTAGAATTAGAAAAAATATTGGTTCCAGCAAAAGGTAAAAAAGATAAATTTTTAATCAAAAAATTTGATTCTGATTATATCGTCATGGCCATCCACTTACCCTACTACCACGAAAGAACGAAAGCTGGAATTAATGCGGTGACTGGATTTTTTGGAATTGTAACACTTGGGTTGATTCCTATCTATGAAGTTTCTAAAGCTGAAACATTCTATATTGTATTTGATAAAAACTTAAAGTACCAAAATAGTTTTTATTATAATCGACCTTACACAATCATCTCAGCATTGTGGATGATTCCTAATGAAGGATTTCAAACCTTCTTTAATCAGGCAGAAGTTCCTCCTGAAAATGCATATAAAATTCACGTAGAAGAGTTTGAGAGAGAACTGCTTTATCAACTAACGTTGAAAAAATGA